One Prosthecobacter debontii DNA window includes the following coding sequences:
- a CDS encoding M15 family metallopeptidase has product MLPVLRRGDKSDAVEVWQNFLVGQGFDPKGADGKFGKDTEAATIAFQKKNKLNDTGVVDNDTYAVAAVLGFKISTDLSTAQTSVNWPPRPTDFGPTNAEKRDAEFGWFDFKHKPEPKDYEHIEILGSWESDNLIVVEVPELATALKKTKARARIHRKIKDPFLALWKAWGEASLLDRVLTWEGAFNSRFIRNKATPQNVKDKNRDALSNHAWGTAFDINYEWNKLGQIPARVGKKGSVRELVQIANQYGFFWGGHFQNRPDGMHFEWGKWV; this is encoded by the coding sequence ATGTTACCCGTATTGCGCAGAGGGGATAAGAGCGATGCCGTTGAAGTTTGGCAGAACTTCCTTGTGGGCCAGGGGTTTGACCCCAAGGGTGCCGATGGCAAGTTCGGCAAGGACACAGAGGCAGCTACGATTGCCTTCCAGAAGAAGAACAAATTGAACGACACTGGAGTGGTAGATAACGATACCTATGCGGTGGCTGCGGTGCTGGGATTCAAGATCAGCACGGACTTGTCGACCGCACAGACCTCCGTCAATTGGCCGCCGCGCCCCACGGACTTTGGTCCGACCAACGCCGAAAAGCGTGACGCAGAGTTCGGGTGGTTTGACTTCAAACACAAGCCGGAGCCGAAAGACTACGAACATATCGAGATCCTCGGCAGTTGGGAAAGTGACAACCTCATCGTCGTGGAGGTGCCGGAACTTGCCACTGCGCTGAAGAAGACCAAGGCGCGAGCTAGAATTCATCGCAAGATCAAAGATCCATTTCTTGCCCTGTGGAAGGCGTGGGGCGAAGCCTCTTTGCTGGACCGCGTGTTGACCTGGGAGGGGGCTTTTAATTCCCGTTTTATTCGCAACAAGGCGACTCCTCAAAATGTCAAAGACAAGAACCGCGATGCCCTCAGCAACCACGCCTGGGGCACAGCGTTCGATATCAACTACGAGTGGAACAAACTGGGGCAAATCCCTGCCCGCGTGGGGAAAAAAGGCTCCGTCCGGGAGCTGGTGCAAATTGCCAACCAGTATGGTTTCTTCTGGGGCGGGCATTTCCAAAATAGGCCTGATGGTATGCACTTTGAGTGGGGTAAATGGGTTTGA
- a CDS encoding arylamine N-acetyltransferase: MSSTSLLPENLKERVLAALGFSSPPAVSLEGLTRLYQVWCQRVPFDNVRKLVNLQQPKRGPLPGSGGEDYLEGWLKHRAGGTCWAGSNALYCLLRDLGFEAERCIATMLAAPHLPPNHGSVRVRVGEAYYLVDTAILCGEPILLTESGASEVSHPAWGIQAQTQDGYWYVNWRPLHQPTGFECRFDRFGAEHEEYRDRYEDTRGWSPFNYQVNARTNRGDEVIGLAFGNAVTLHGDGSIEIREVDDAERRRILLEDFGMSEELVNQMPADRPTPPPPGSHTAAAAES, encoded by the coding sequence ATGTCCTCAACCTCTCTTTTACCCGAAAATCTCAAGGAACGTGTTCTGGCGGCTCTGGGCTTTTCTTCACCTCCGGCCGTTTCGCTGGAAGGGCTGACGCGCCTTTATCAGGTGTGGTGCCAGCGGGTGCCGTTCGATAATGTGCGGAAGCTGGTGAATCTGCAGCAGCCCAAGCGAGGTCCCCTACCCGGGTCCGGCGGGGAAGACTATCTGGAAGGTTGGCTGAAGCATCGCGCTGGGGGCACCTGCTGGGCGGGATCGAACGCGCTGTATTGTTTGCTCCGCGACCTAGGTTTCGAGGCGGAGCGCTGCATCGCCACCATGCTCGCAGCCCCGCATTTGCCACCGAATCACGGGTCGGTGCGGGTGCGTGTCGGAGAGGCCTACTACCTCGTCGATACGGCCATCCTCTGCGGTGAACCGATTCTCCTGACGGAAAGTGGGGCCAGTGAGGTCTCGCATCCTGCGTGGGGCATCCAGGCGCAGACCCAAGATGGCTATTGGTATGTCAACTGGCGGCCCTTGCATCAACCCACAGGGTTTGAATGCCGCTTTGATCGTTTTGGCGCCGAGCATGAGGAATATCGTGATCGGTATGAGGACACACGGGGATGGAGTCCTTTCAATTATCAGGTCAATGCGCGGACCAATCGAGGGGATGAGGTCATTGGCCTCGCTTTTGGCAACGCGGTCACCCTGCATGGAGATGGCAGCATCGAAATCCGTGAGGTGGATGATGCCGAACGCCGCCGCATCCTGCTGGAGGACTTTGGCATGAGCGAAGAACTGGTGAATCAAATGCCCGCCGACCGTCCGACACCTCCCCCTCCAGGCAGCCATACCGCCGCAGCGGCTGAGTCCTGA
- a CDS encoding sodium:calcium antiporter, whose product MFESLALPWLVSMFAASAVCVWVAGIHLSRATDVLSVRWGMGEALGGMILLAIVTNLPEIAIVASGAARGEISVAVGNILGGIAIQTVVLVILDIALGKSGPLTHRAASLSLVLEAALVIAVLSVTVIGSQLPDTLIGCRVTPQGLLIAVLWMVGLGIIGRSRGSLPWQLKLGPEDLKAAADSRAEGSAEKLSTASISRSVAIFVVGAVITLICGVLLESTGDAIATHIGMDGILFGATVLAAATSLPEVSTGLASIKLKDDEMAVSDIFGGNAFLPVLFLLGTLISGQAILPHADKFDLYLTGLGMLLTTVYLVGLIFRSPKRIAGMGRDSLLVLVLYVIGMVGLLCMA is encoded by the coding sequence ATGTTTGAGTCACTTGCTCTCCCTTGGTTGGTCTCGATGTTCGCCGCGTCGGCGGTTTGCGTGTGGGTGGCGGGGATCCATTTGTCCCGAGCCACAGATGTCTTGTCGGTTCGTTGGGGGATGGGAGAAGCCCTAGGGGGAATGATCTTGCTGGCGATCGTGACGAATCTCCCCGAGATTGCCATCGTCGCCAGCGGCGCTGCGCGTGGTGAGATCTCGGTGGCTGTGGGCAATATCCTCGGCGGGATTGCGATTCAAACGGTGGTCTTGGTCATCCTCGATATCGCGTTAGGGAAAAGCGGTCCCTTGACCCACCGGGCGGCTTCCTTGTCGCTGGTGCTCGAAGCCGCTCTGGTGATTGCGGTGCTGTCCGTCACCGTGATTGGCAGTCAGTTACCTGACACATTGATTGGGTGTCGGGTGACGCCGCAGGGACTCCTCATCGCCGTCCTCTGGATGGTCGGTCTCGGGATCATCGGGCGTTCGCGGGGCAGCTTGCCCTGGCAGTTAAAACTGGGGCCGGAAGACCTTAAGGCAGCGGCGGATTCGCGAGCCGAGGGCTCTGCGGAAAAGCTCAGCACAGCCTCCATCTCGCGCAGTGTGGCGATCTTTGTCGTGGGAGCGGTAATCACCTTGATCTGTGGCGTGCTTTTGGAAAGCACGGGCGATGCCATTGCCACCCATATCGGCATGGATGGCATCCTCTTTGGCGCGACGGTCTTGGCTGCGGCCACGTCGCTTCCTGAGGTTTCGACAGGGCTGGCCTCCATCAAGCTGAAGGACGATGAAATGGCCGTGAGTGATATCTTCGGCGGCAATGCTTTTTTGCCGGTGCTCTTTTTGTTAGGCACTCTCATCTCTGGCCAAGCCATCCTTCCTCATGCCGATAAGTTTGACCTCTACCTCACAGGTCTGGGCATGCTGCTGACCACAGTGTATCTTGTGGGCCTGATTTTCCGATCTCCCAAGCGCATCGCCGGGATGGGGCGGGATTCGTTGCTGGTGCTCGTGCTCTATGTGATCGGGATGGTGGGCCTGCTCTGCATGGCCTGA
- a CDS encoding DUF5069 domain-containing protein, giving the protein MSALYPTLIPGLRSPSHTVSGLVYFGRMLDKVRLAAAGTLPEEWCARRGMDPGSFDWRCCRFLNLDYAALEAETLRGGKTDEELLEWAYTHGRRPSEDEIEIWNAFMMKRGWRDAGTQRLNDRLAEIGLPAGAVQTMFEFIDVDEGRLTL; this is encoded by the coding sequence ATGTCAGCGCTCTACCCCACGCTCATTCCTGGCCTCCGCAGTCCCTCGCATACCGTCTCTGGCCTCGTTTATTTCGGACGGATGCTGGATAAGGTTCGCCTCGCAGCCGCAGGCACCTTGCCCGAGGAATGGTGCGCCCGGCGCGGTATGGACCCAGGCAGCTTTGACTGGCGCTGCTGCCGCTTTTTAAACCTCGACTACGCAGCGCTGGAGGCTGAAACACTGCGAGGAGGCAAAACGGATGAAGAGCTGCTGGAATGGGCCTACACCCATGGGCGCCGACCTTCCGAAGACGAGATCGAAATCTGGAATGCCTTCATGATGAAACGCGGCTGGCGGGATGCTGGCACGCAACGTCTCAACGACCGCTTGGCCGAGATCGGGCTACCGGCAGGGGCAGTCCAGACCATGTTCGAGTTCATCGATGTGGATGAGGGGCGTCTGACTCTCTGA